TCGTCCTGCCGGGTGCCGAGATCGGGGTCAAGTGGCAGGAGACCTTTCCGGCCGAGGTCCTGGCCCTGGGAATTCAGCGGATGGCGAGCCATATGGCAAGTCCACAGCGAGTCATCGATGAAGTGCTGGAGCAGGGTGGAATCCCCTTTCTCTCCCATCCTTCCCTGAGTGGTATCTCTTCCGCCGCCGTTTCCCGATTGAAGGGTCTGGTGGGAATCGAGATCTTCAACGCGCCCAACCACTGGAACGGACGCCGTGGCGATTCCACCGCCCAGTGGGACGAATTGCTGGCCGGGGGGCACAGGCTCTGGGGCGTGGCCAGCGACGATCGGCACAGCGGAGTCCGTCCCGAGCTGACCTTTGCTCCACTGGGCCGGCAGCCGTTCCGTGATCAGGCCGAAGCCTGGATTATGGTCTGGGCCCGGACTCGGACTTCCGCCGAAATTTTGGAGGCCATCCGGCAGGGCCGTTTCTACTCCACGACCGGACCGCGAATCGAGGAGATCACGGTAGAGGACGGCGAGATCCGGGTGAAGACCACGCCCGTTCGTTCGGTCTGGTTCGCCTCGTCACCCTGGCTGGGCGTCCGTCGGGTGGCGCCAGCGGGTGACCGCCTGACGGAGGCCCGTGCACCGCTTTCGGCCCTGGCCACTCCCGGCAAGATCGCGGAGATGACCGATCGATTTCTGGATCGGGGCTATTGGGAGCGGCCTCGAGTCGTGGGATGTTACGTCCGGGTCGAGCTGTGGGACGGCGAGGACGGTCGTGCCTGGTCCAATCCAATCGACCTGAGCCGGGAGGGGTAACCGCCGCCGCTTCCGAACGACGGTTCACGGTGAGACGGTTCGCGGTGAAATGGACTCCCCACTGAGGTAGGATGTCCACAACTCGATTCCCACATCTCGGATCTTTTCTTGTGGGAGGAAGAATGGCGACGAGGCCTCTCTCTAACTTCCTGCTGGTTGCTGCCGTGTCCGTCCTCTGGCTGGCCGCCGTCCCGTCCTGGGGACGCACGCTGAGCCAGGGAGGAGAGGAAGCCGCCCGGCGGGAGGAACGAGAAGATTATTTCCGAAGATGGCTCAGGGAAGACGTGGTCCACATCATCACGGACGAGGAGGAGGGTGTCTTCCAGCGTCTGACCACCCCCGAGGAGAAGGACGCCCTTCTGCGCACGCCCGGCGCCGGTCTGACGCTGGCCGAGGAGCTGGGACTGACCACCAAGGCCCAGCGTCCCTTCTTCTCTCCGGGCAACCGCGAGAACTATCCCCGGATGACGCGCCGGGCCAAGGACAGTCCGTTCGCCCACTATGAAACCTATGCCAGGATCCAGGCTCGACGGGCGCGGATACGGCCGAAGTGACGGCGTGATGCGTCTCACTATTGGCGTGTGACAAGCGGGAAGCTGCTTTGCCGAATTGCCGGGCTGAGGCTGGGCCTGCCGGCCCTCCGGGAGGACTGAAAAGAAGAGTTGAGCGGACCGTTTCCGGTGTCGGAAACCGAGAACAGATGCGCAAAGACAAAGAAGTGGCAAGAACGGGTGTCCTGATTCTCCTGTGCGCTTTGGGCAGTTGCACCCATGACGCAGGGGAATCGGAAAGTGTTTCCGCCGTTCCGGAAGTGACCCTCGGTGAGCCGGTGATCGTGGCCGTGAGTCCGCCCGGCGAAAAACGCTGGGGATTTTACCAATTCCCCGATATGTGGCGGGGCCGCGGCGGCCAGATCTATCTGGCGATGAACGTGGGGGAAGATGCGGAAGTCGGCGTACACCAGCCGACAAAGTTTTTCGTCTCCCGGAATGAGGGCCGGTCCTGGCAGCCGATCCCCGAGAATCAAGTCGATTTCTCACCCGATATCCTGACCCTGCCGACCGGAGAGCAGGTCGCTTTCGGTACTGAGAAGTACGTCTATCATTACTCCAGCTACGGTCACCGGAATCGAGAAGAGATCTCCCTTGACGAGTTGGGGTTGAAACCGGTCATGACCTTTCGAGACGCCTGGAATGTCCAGGTTTTCTCCTACTATCGGTACGTCGATCTGCCCCAGCGGGTCCGTCGATTTCCCCTGACGGCACGTGCCAATCCTGACGCTCCCTGGCAAAACGAGTACGGTACCGTTGAACCTTCGGACCTGCTCTTGAGTGTCCTGGTCCAGGCAAGAGATGCCACCGGGGAGTGGCATGATTTGCCA
Above is a window of Acidobacteriota bacterium DNA encoding:
- a CDS encoding CehA/McbA family metallohydrolase, with product MPMHLFEGPGQWYRGNVHNHTTNSDGLFGLNELATWYTRHEYDFLFVTDHNLVTDVSGHPSREILVLPGAEIGVKWQETFPAEVLALGIQRMASHMASPQRVIDEVLEQGGIPFLSHPSLSGISSAAVSRLKGLVGIEIFNAPNHWNGRRGDSTAQWDELLAGGHRLWGVASDDRHSGVRPELTFAPLGRQPFRDQAEAWIMVWARTRTSAEILEAIRQGRFYSTTGPRIEEITVEDGEIRVKTTPVRSVWFASSPWLGVRRVAPAGDRLTEARAPLSALATPGKIAEMTDRFLDRGYWERPRVVGCYVRVELWDGEDGRAWSNPIDLSREG